The segment AGATATCGGTCTAGCCCTGAACAAACCAGTAAAACAGAAACACAGATGAGATTGCTGAAACGCATATGGATTTTGAAGTTGTGCGCAACAGAAAGCATCTTTACCGCAAGAAGCTATCACTTGATGATGTGGATGTCTAACAACTGATCTTATGCTTCCAGAACACTTTCCTAGAAAGCTTCCCAACAGCTTTCCTGCAAAAGAGATTAATTATTGACTGATTAATTACTTTTTCGATACAGCAACATTGTTTTATGATACGTTTGTAGAGAGAATCAACGAACCTGTTCGTATATCAAAGGCAGCGAGGTCAGCAGAAGCATTCCCGACATAGACAGTATGACCGTCTGGGTCTTGAGTGATTGCTGTAATAGCAGTCTCATGGAAATCAAAGGACATGACCGGTCTACGTTGAGCAGAGACATCATAAAGACGAACCTATCTCAAGAAAACAAGAAATTTTTTGAGTAACCTGGACACAGCGATAAAAATCTGGTGGCAGTAAGAAAAGAAACTTCATTGATTGTTTTAACCTGGTGAGACTTGGTCCCTGTGACAAATTTACGGTGATCGTCGTTGCTCATGAATGCAGCACAAGTGAACCAGGTTGGCGTGAAGATCCCGAGATTGTCTTTGGGAGGCTGCACCAAGCAGAGATTGGTTAGAAAGAGACATTAACTGAAGGCTTTGGTAGAGAAGAAACTCACAGATTTTGCGCTCCAGATCTTAGTACATTGTTCAAGATCCCATATATTGACTTCAACACGTTTCCTGCATTAGAACATTCATTTAAATATGGTAACAACCAAACCGAGATATATAACGAACTAAGTTCTTAACTACTAACCCTCCAAACAAGCCGAAGTTCTCGGTCCCGTCAACTTTACCAAccaatagttcaccagaaccacATGCTTTCCAAGTTTTGGGTGCAGCTTCATCTGTAGAATCAGCACGTGCATCTGGAAACTGAACAGTTCTGAGGCTCACATCTCCCTTTCTTGTGCATGTAAGCAATGTGCAAGACCTAATAACAACAAGTTATTTTGAGAAACATCAATCGCAGCACAAAACTAACTGGTGATAGGTTGAAGAAACTGTTTCATACCTTTCTGTGTGATCTTCTTTTTGCTTTCTGAATAAGTGCAGGCCGGAGACTTCGTTATCTTCAGGTgaagaaccgtcatcaccaaaCACAGAGTATGCAAAGTGAAGATCACCATTACAGGGATTAAGAACCTCAACCTATATAACAGTCATAACTAGTTAGCTCGGCTACGGAGACAAAGTTACAAATTACAAATAGCTTAAGAGCAAGGATTAACACATACGTTGCCATCTTTTCTCGCCACAGCCAAAAGCTGCAattaaaagaagaagacaaaaagTGATGAGCTTTTCAACTAAGCTTGAAGCAGAGCTTACATAAGCATTAAAAGATTAAAACTATGTACGGGATTGTTTAGACGGTCATCCATGGAAGCGGCGAGAACGCTTCTGGAAGCATTCATCTCCCCCCATGAGTTGACTACAGTCGGAGTGCCTCTCTCTTTACCTCGAGCTTCAGTCACTGCAACATCGAATCGGAAAAAATAGCTTCAGTATAGTTCCTCGGCTTGAGAAAAAGGAAGGGAGATAGAGAGAAAGTGGGGACCTTTGATTAAGCCGAGAGAGTCAAAGGTTAAAGCACGGATCGGAGGGCAGCCGAGGGTCTCGTTGGAGATGACTCGAGGCATTTCTGTAAGTTTACTCCGAGTAGCAGAGGCGCGACGACGGAGAAGAGTAAACCTTTTTCTAAAACCCTACGATTCGACTCTGGACAAACATAATTAAACAACTACCGGAGTCGATTTTTATTTAGGTTAGCTAAACCGGGACAATAGTACGTACTGTActgtactttatatatatatatatatacacacgatgttttaatttaataaaaaccataaaataataaatcattttgttATCGtattatgattgtttttttcatatgttgtttgagatttattttatagttaaaactcgttttcacacataagttcaagttaatatttatattttacaattatCGTGCATAGATGAGTTGTTATAAGATTTTTACTtaggattaaaaaaatattatatctaaatatttaaactaagcATAATCcgaaataaaaaatgaaaagtaaaaaaaatgaaaatcgaATATATCAATCGAGTCAATGACAACATCATACATGTTTTTATgtactaaaatttaatatattattaaataagtctttaaatttttattttgctagGATTTTTTAGAaaggaaaatattttattttataaatctcatttttatttacaattaaaaaataaaaaataataatattaaatactcttttacaattttgtttaaattttaaaaaagagaGTAAATTACTGTCATCTAACCTATTACAATTATCTTCTCTTAGAATTTCAGAAAAGATATattgctatcaaataattatttttagttattaataaataattttaaaattggtATTTGTATAATTCATATAAATACTAATTTTACActtattttgttaattaaataattttagtatTATGTTCGTCATCAAACactctcttaaaaatattatcaaatatattttacaattctcttttgGTTAGGACTTAAAATAAGGGGGAATTTTACTTATACACTTTTTTTGATACCACTTTTCACTTATACAACCACTCAAAggatattttcataaataccacattcattaaTGTGTAAATGACTAAACTAACCCTACCTTATTTTCAATCTATCGTCTCCTTCTTCTCTACCGTCGTGATATTTCTTCTCTCTCCGTTCGGATCCACCGTCGCTCTCCGTCGGATCCACCGTCCTTCTTTTCGATATCCATCGTCTCTCTCCCCGTTGAgatccttcttctctcttcGTTGAGATCTGTCGTCATCTCCGTCGAGATCCATCGTCGTCTCCGTTGAGTTCCATCGTCACTCTCTATCACGTATCTGGTGATAAGCAATTAAGAGAATCACTATTCAAAACCTCAAAGATGTTGGCTTCTCTCCACGATTCACACTGGTATGTTTCtaatttgtgtattttttttgttcgattcaagtaatattttggatttgttctttctgttataaaaaaaatcaacgaAGGTTGGTTTACAACAGGTCGATCTAAGAGAAAGAGTTTCGATAGTGAACATtgagttttcaaaaaattataaacctttataaatctGGGTTCAAGTAATTTTAGGATTTTCTTTCCTCTGTtattcaaaaaacaaataaaattgatttagaCTTGTCATTTGAATAGTTCTGGTTAGgagaaatatttttggatagtgaACATTGTATTTTAAAGAATTAGAACCTCTTATAAATCTGGGTTTTAAGATATAGTTGATAGTACAACTCAATGCTTTACAAGGTTTTATAAAGAAGTTTCTAAACAAGAGTTGATCATATATgtctataaaaaatatataaatgtgtgAATTTGAGAAGTCTTGTCTTTTATTATCATATATTCTTTGTAAGACTGTTACCAAAATACATGAACGTTATGCTTGGATAAAGTATctttagaccatgattaaaagataacatcatctttttatttcgTCTTGCAGTTAGATAGCAATGAATTTTGCAAATCTTTGAGATTACGTCCGAGGATTGATGAAGCTAGAACAGAACCACTAGACAATCTAAAAGTGATTATCCAATCGGTGTCTTGGTCAATAATGTGaagcattttataaaatattataaatgtagttttatatgggtttataaatttgtaaattaGAGATTTGGGAGACTTATAAAACTTGTCTGTTATTTGTTACATCTTTTGGTTAATACAATGTTTGGATTCTCTAAGGAATACAAACATTTGGTGACCCCAACGCATTCAGATCTTAATGACATAGATTTTGACAGTGTTGTACAATTAGTTCAACAAGgatataaaaagaagaaaagttaaTGGGAACAAAATTTTGTGGATTTACTTTTTGCAGTATATGATATAGAACAATAACACATGAAAGAAGATAAAAGTGAAGAGAAAAGAAATTTAAAGGGcaaataagagtttataaatcatttacaaaagtttataaaacatttttgtaaGTTTATAAGcgatttataaatgtttataaattatttgtaagagtctCTAAGATCTATGGTTCACTTTCTCAGATCAATCAATGGGGGTAGATCTATGATTATTGAtgaatgtaaataatttataaatttataaactatttataaaagtttataaaaatgttatgaaagcatatattcaatttataaggggtattttaagagttgtataggtttataaatcaattaaaagagtctataaccatttagaaagctTTATAAAACAActtataatggtttgtataatagtttataaaggtttataaaggtatataaataatttataagggtttataaaaataatttataaaattgatacaccattataaaataatttataagggtatgtaaaattatttgtaggagtctataaaccatttataaagacATATAAGATTTGTAAGTCCGACAAAAGAGGTTTCTTCGTTCGTGGAGCTGAAGCGGTGGGGTCTGAAGCGGTGGAGCATTTTTCGCTGTCCGCATGTGCCTCAGAATCTGccacgtatcatcatctctttatAAAACATGCACgtgttctttatttttatgaatttaatcTTGTGTATCAAAGTGTTGGGCTTTAAGATGAAAGACTTGTGCCCATAATTTCAGCCCATGAGGCCTAAATGAAAagaatgttgacaaaaaaaagatttataagggtttataaaagattttaatGGGTTTTGAAGAGTTTGTATagggtttacaaaaaaaatataaaggttTTATAAGACTTTatcaaaagatttataaatagtttagaGAGTCTTTTTAAGCTGTTAGAAAAATATCTATTCAGCCAAAAAACATAGCAGAAGAATCAGGTTAGTGGTATTTTGAAGTGTTACAACTTTTTATTTCATGAAATCAGGTGTAGAGTGTATGACAAAGCGTTGTAAGTATATTAAGAAATGAAGCATTGTTAAAAGATAGTTGCTTGTTACTAGTACTTAATCTGAAGGATGAATGCTTCTTGAGACATTAAGAAACATACATTCAAAAAGAAGTCGTTATAGTCTTCTTTGAGTGTGAATTCAGCTGAATCAAACCGCCAAGCAAGAGGAGTAGAAGACATCATCATCATAGAGCCATGGCGGATTGGGGAGCACCAAGTTGATGAGCTCTTCAAGCAATCAGTAGACTTgggatattttattttgatttacaaGAATGTATAAATTGATTCATATAGGTTTATAAATAGATTTGTAATACTTTATAAAATATCTACTGTAGTCTATaagttaattataaatatttataaactaatttataaagcTTTGTAAATCATTTGAATCTAGCTCCAATGGAGTTTGTACTTGCAAAACTCAGTTTTTGTTAGTTGTTACTAACATGATCTGAGAATATCAAAGCTTCTCCATATCTCATTCTTCTATAAAAGAAACGATTGGAACCACACTCATTTACATGTCGAACTAATCTCTTCAACTATGCAACTCGTAAGAGAA is part of the Brassica rapa cultivar Chiifu-401-42 chromosome A09, CAAS_Brap_v3.01, whole genome shotgun sequence genome and harbors:
- the LOC103832143 gene encoding WD repeat-containing protein 74, with product MPRVISNETLGCPPIRALTFDSLGLIKVTEARGKERGTPTVVNSWGEMNASRSVLAASMDDRLNNPLLAVARKDGNVEVLNPCNGDLHFAYSVFGDDGSSPEDNEVSGLHLFRKQKEDHTERSCTLLTCTRKGDVSLRTVQFPDARADSTDEAAPKTWKACGSGELLVGKVDGTENFGLFGGKRVEVNIWDLEQCTKIWSAKSPPKDNLGIFTPTWFTCAAFMSNDDHRKFVTGTKSHQVRLYDVSAQRRPVMSFDFHETAITAITQDPDGHTVYVGNASADLAAFDIRTGKLLGSFLGKCSGSIRSVVRHPHHQVIASCGLDRYLRVYDVKTRQLISAVFLKQHLTGLVFDSGFSGEEIANTVVEAETEETMEQEGQEEENDDEIEEAPVKRKKSKKEKRSREKVSEGEEMDKLRSKKTRDHKKKTKKVKHTEED